In Janthinobacterium sp. 67, a genomic segment contains:
- a CDS encoding acetyl-CoA carboxylase carboxyltransferase subunit alpha, producing the protein MTKTTFLNFEQPIAELDSKIEELRFVQDDSAVDISEEIDRLAKKSQQLTKDIYAKLTPWQVAQIARHPQRPYTMDYVNEIFTDFHELHGDRSYADDLSVVGGLARFNGQPCMVIGHQKGRDTKERAMRNFGMPKPEGYRKAMRLMKVAEKFNLPIFTFVDTPGAFPGIDAEERGQSEAIGHNLYVMAELKVPLIATIIGEGGSGGALAIAVGDAVLMLQYSTYAVISPEGCASILWKSAERAADAAEALGLTAHRLKAMGLIDKIINEPLGGAHRDPKQMATLLKRALADTLRQFHGMKTKDLLAARHEKLLSYGKFKETTPSE; encoded by the coding sequence ATGACTAAAACGACTTTCCTCAATTTTGAACAGCCGATCGCGGAACTCGATTCCAAGATCGAAGAGTTGCGCTTCGTGCAAGACGATTCGGCCGTCGACATCTCGGAAGAGATCGACCGCCTGGCCAAGAAGAGCCAGCAGCTGACCAAGGATATCTACGCCAAGCTGACCCCTTGGCAAGTGGCGCAGATCGCGCGCCACCCGCAACGCCCCTACACCATGGATTATGTGAATGAAATCTTTACCGATTTCCACGAATTGCATGGTGACCGCAGCTACGCGGACGATCTGTCCGTCGTCGGCGGCCTGGCCCGCTTCAACGGCCAGCCGTGCATGGTCATCGGTCACCAGAAGGGTCGCGACACGAAAGAGCGCGCCATGCGCAATTTCGGCATGCCGAAACCGGAAGGCTACCGCAAGGCCATGCGCCTGATGAAAGTGGCGGAAAAGTTCAACTTGCCCATCTTCACCTTCGTCGACACGCCAGGCGCCTTCCCCGGTATCGACGCGGAAGAGCGCGGCCAGTCGGAAGCCATCGGCCACAACCTGTACGTGATGGCCGAGCTGAAAGTGCCGCTGATCGCTACCATCATCGGTGAAGGCGGTTCCGGCGGCGCGCTGGCCATTGCCGTGGGCGACGCCGTGCTGATGCTGCAATACTCGACCTATGCCGTGATTTCGCCGGAAGGCTGCGCCTCGATCCTGTGGAAGAGCGCCGAGCGCGCCGCCGACGCGGCCGAAGCGCTGGGCCTCACCGCCCACCGCCTGAAAGCCATGGGCCTGATCGACAAGATCATCAACGAACCGCTGGGCGGCGCCCACCGCGATCCGAAGCAGATGGCCACCTTGCTCAAGCGCGCACTGGCCGACACCCTGCGCCAGTTCCACGGCATGAAAACCAAGGACCTGCTGGCCGCGCGCCACGAAAAACTGCTGAGCTACGGCAAGTTCAAGGAAACGACGCCGAGCGAGTAA